In Podospora pseudopauciseta strain CBS 411.78 chromosome 3, whole genome shotgun sequence, one genomic interval encodes:
- the TFG1 gene encoding transcription factor IIF subunit tfg1 (COG:K; EggNog:ENOG503NXBH): protein MSAPQQQPPGPPRPPGAAPTFIRRKPNTDPLRARVKPRAKPLHALPPKGKEAKRLVDSSGELDKEIEREYASKVEQLRQQRARHGGWSDQPTGSIQEFPLVLTKKAFREGIRHHVMRLHKQMGGAEVDIDLLNQDQFPRPVTLHRRDPRLPPAYRMAMKQDDVPMDPEQQAEMDRIQKMKADKEAQRALDQAQMAPVIKDNNPKPKTNNKKEKASAFYGKHSDAHKKQSGLRYEETLPWHLEDAEGKAGVWVGSYVAGLSDSNVAFVIDGARFRMIPLERWYKFDEKPRFDTLSLDDAEKLMYEVKEVKRWVMKDKEREERLREKLETRMFLNGPTRVKTESATSRAARGSERQDDYELDISGDEFQDDDETPGFEADDEDAKESKERVRKEQLASNLFGEGEEDKVEKEERERQLEKLKRKMIGKQTIKGLVKLEKAMDYDDMSESDSNNPFTDSSDSDDSDEEEKKEEEKKPEPVTSGSNTKGNTTPSKSAIANKKGKLKRAGSPEMSESSDIETARKKMKTGKGSSVPSRMGTPIPGRPKVMPGATSDGEATGGEGSDGGAMLKKKFKMKAQRPGGTPSGSRAGSPAPAGQASKTGTATPSGSPPPSSKPVAKITAQECYEALARHTNGIALVPFMSQFKHRIDKPGSTTRQEWIHMVKSFSDFHHETKLLKAKPGWRPT from the exons ATGAGCgcgccacagcagcaaccgcctgggcctccccgtcccccaGGCGCTGCCCCAACTTTCATCCGCCGCAAACCCAACACAGACCCCTTGAGAGCGAGAGTAAAACCCAGAGCCAAACCCCTCCACGCCTTACCCCCAAAGGGCAAAGAGGCCAAAAGGTTGGTCGACTCCTCCGGCGAGCTCGACAAGGAAATCGAGAGAGAATACGCCAGCAAGGTCGAGCAGCTGCGTCAACAGCGCGCACGGCATGGTGGCTGGTCAGATCAACCCACCGGCAGCATCCAGGAGTTCCCTCTTGTCCTCACCAAGAAGGCTTTCCGCGAAGGAATTCGCCACCATGTCATGCGGTTGCACAAGCAGATGGGTGGAGCAGAAGTCGACATTGATTTGTTGAATCAGGACCAATTTCCCCGACCCGTCACATTGCACCGTCGCGACCCGCGCCTTCCTCCCGCTTATCGGATGGCTATGAAGCAAGACGATGTCCCAATGGACCCCGAGCAGCAAGCTGAGATGGACCGCATCCAAAAGATGAAGGCTGACAAGGAGGCCCAACGGGCCCTTGATCAAGCCCAGATGGCCCCGGTCATTAAGGACAACAACCCAAAGCCGAAgacaaacaacaagaaggagaaagcTTCCGCCTTTTACGGCAAGCACTCCGACGCCCACAAGAAGCAGTCCGGCCTGCGCTACGAGGAGACACTTCCATGGCATCTTGAGGATGCCGAGGGCAAGGCCGGCGTGTGGGTTGGCTCTTATGTGGCCGGTCTTTCAGACAGCAACGTCGCGTTCGTTATTGACGGCGCGCGTTTCCGCATGATCCCCTTGGAGCGGTGGTACAAGTTTGACGAGAAGCCAAGATTTGACACCCTCTCGCTCGATGACGCTGAAAAGCTCATGtacgaggtcaaggaggtcAAGCGATGGGTCATgaaggacaaggagagagaggaaagattgcgggagaagctggagacGAGAATGTTCCTCAACGGCCCTACCAGGGTCAAGACTGAGAGCGCCACTTCTCGCGCCGCTCGTGGATCCGAGAGACAGGATGACTACGAGTTGGATATCTCTGGCGACGAATTCCAAGATGATGACGAGACTCCTGGTTTTGaggcggatgatgaggacgccAAGGAGTCGAAGGAGCGTGTTCGCAAAGAACAGCTGGCTTCCAACTTGttcggtgagggtgaggaagacAAGGTtgagaaagaggagagggagaggcaattggagaagctgaagagaAAGATGATAGGAAAGCAGACGATCAAGGGATTGGTGAAACTGGAGAAGGCGATGGACTACGACGACATGTCCGAGAGCGACTCTAACAATCCGTTTACGGACTCTTCGGATTCCGATGACtccgacgaggaagagaagaaggaagaggagaagaagcctgaACCTGTCACTTCGGGGTCTAATACCAAGGGGAACACCACGCCTTCCAAGAGCGCAATTGCCAATAAGAAGGGCAAGTTGAAGCGGGCTGGTTCACCGGAGATGTCGGAGTCGAGCGACATCGAGACGGCCcggaagaagatgaagactgGCAAGGGGTCTAGCGTGCCGAGTCGGATGGGCACTCCTATTCCTGGCCGGCCGAAGGTCATGCCGGGGGCTACGAGTGACGGGGAGGCTACCGGTGGGGAGGGGTCTGATGGCGGTGCgatgctgaagaagaagttcAAGATGAAGGCGCAGCGGCCTGGTGGGACGCCTTCTGGTTCGAGGGCGGGCAGTCCTGCTCCAGCCG GTCAAGCCTCCAAGACGGGCACCGCAACGCCCAGCGGCTCGCCGCCTCCGTCCTCGAAGCCGGTTGCTAAGATCACGGCGCAGGAGTGCTACGAGGCGCTGGCCCGACACACGAACGGCATCGCGCTCGTGCCGTTCATGTCGCAGTTCAAGCACCGGATTGACAAGCCGGGGTCTACTACGAGGCAGGAGTGGATCCACATGGTCAAGAGCTTTTCTGACTTTCATCATGAGACGAAGTTGCTCAAGGCGAAGCCGGGGTGGAGGCCTACTTAG
- the CWC26 gene encoding Pre-mRNA-splicing factor cwc26 (COG:S; EggNog:ENOG503NZXD; BUSCO:EOG092658NW) produces MPTDKATYLAAHYLTADPPKSTTTSSSSTSKKRKRSSKTAAAPVAQINNLLIHDSDDESTWANPNPNPDSDSDGDTPMTIAGHTSEFRKSKKSAWSTVGTAVLPTTVKKRDDSDNIADAVLAAAKNDAAALGHDSDDSSEEVDDDPRQVKMSNGMRPGLQSAKSITEQLARKTEEEKRELERLTKAMEEAKKAKEGKEEEDEVVLRDATGRRIDVSLRRAQARREMLERERAEQEKEALLKGEVQAREAEMRRERLEGAKLMKLARGKDDEEINREQREEGRWNDPMALFLEGDKGGKGGKKRGKGRPVYQGPAEPNRYGIRPGYRWDGVDRGNGWEKERFRILNRKEMVKGLEYAWQMDE; encoded by the coding sequence ATGCCAACAGACAAAGCAACCTACCTAGCAGCCCACTACCTAACCGCCGAcccccccaaatccaccaccacctcttccagctccacctccaaaaaaCGAAAACGCTCCTCCAAGACAGCCGCCGCCCCCGTCGCCCaaatcaacaacctcctcatccacgaCTCCGATGACGAATCCACCTgggccaaccccaacccaaaccccgACTCCGACTCCGACGGTGACACCCCCATGACCATCGCCGGGCACACCTCTGAATTCCGCAAGTCCAAAAAATCCGCCTGGTCCACCGTCGGCACCGCcgtcctccccaccacaGTCAAGAAACGTGACGATTCCGACAACATTGCAGATGCCGTCCTCGCAGCCGCGAAGAatgatgctgctgccttGGGTCATGACTCTGATGACAGttcggaggaggtggatgacgACCCAAGACAGGTAAAAATGTCAAATGGCATGCGCCCGGGGTTGCAGTCTGCAAAGTCGATAACGGAGCAACTTGCCAGAAagacagaggaggagaagagagagttggagaggttgaccaaggcgatggaggaggcgaaaAAAGCTaaagaggggaaggaagaggaggatgaggttgtttTGCGGGATGCTACCGGGAGGAGGATTGATGTCAGCTTGAGGAGGGCGCAGGCACGAagggagatgttggagagagaaagggctgagcaggagaaggaggcgcttttgaagggggaggtgcaggctagggaggcggagatgaggagggagaggttggagggggcgAAGTTGATGAAGCTTGCGAGGGggaaggatgatgaggagattAATCgggagcagagggaggaggggaggtggaacGATCCCATGGCGCtgtttttggagggggatAAGGGCGgtaagggggggaagaaaaggggtaaGGGGAGGCCGGTGTATCAAGGGCCGGCGGAACCGAATCGATATGGGATAAGGCCGGGGTATaggtgggatggggttgataGGGGAAAtgggtgggagaaggagaggtttaGGATACTGAATAGGAAGGAGAtggtgaaggggttggagtaTGCTTGGCAGATGGATGAGTAG
- a CDS encoding hypothetical protein (COG:D; EggNog:ENOG503NXFJ) produces the protein MAQPPPPFGQPGQGLEDHFGNMTIASQGPSTAGPQQQGVIAETQVVVDASGQKRQKRLNQSQRRELAAQLTIPIDPRPLVLPPPVSQPQILPQPVSRHQNQHQHQPQHQHQRQNSQHYQNQQQFNQQQRGGHGHQSRGSGGRGGGHWQGQRANHRPQGNGRGVLQEEAPAYRPHSATFLPPNQRQGGGSGGGQPHGWPQARGPQGNGGVLQGEAPAYRPHSATFLPPDPGQGGVPFTQPRHQVSRSYQDPKQMNPPAEQYPVDVITPALPSPVRPDLQSPQFRNQPPHPHRHQTAGSGSAFSITREVLAQAQHLENICNEVVANAEINPAEIQEKEAFRVRIEQVVRDVITNFENEKAGEPWFPRESVQLKCFGSLMSGFATKDADMDLGLFAPLLDPQPEASGSPIPRLIEKAFLDMGLGARLLTRTRVPIIKICEKPPEELRVALLKEREDWEKGAVEAEVDVEDAHDEVEPIRGAGEAQPPPAPGSESQQPARVVEESEPVSTPEQLLESLKQDGRSLTNYHNAAKKVLRKLGGYDITHTNVSSMTPEWIEPLNRVCLAFARGVANEKVREALLNSRNLNEHELLTLKLPRTLLGVLFQIEGEMLAQSWEDRPVQEKDDNLERRSFATLARWRDLMHRSNVGQDPLTYQKEVQNYVETLKRIPSLALLHLAQMPHEPVVAFHKRANQLLVELGGCDESSTGDTILPIVIRHYINGIWNSQVREQVDEFSKFPYASTLGAVAKRHKSLQLALDYERCLQKGQYQEPAASLVRCYVALLRGPMTKNDKTGELAVPLPDESDELMATIKQLGDPAIEPPNQPRDLHRDRLEFPKSNIGVQCDINFSAHLAVENTTLLRCYSLCDPRVRPLILFVKHWAKVRQINSPYRGTLGSYGYAIMMLHYLINVARPFVVPNLQLLGPSGQPPQMCKGYPIHFWRDEAQIERLAKGNELTMNRESLGMLLRGFFEYYAHNNHRTGKGFDWGRDVICLRRQGGFMSKVEKGWTGAKTVVESPAGGVLSPGGGGSGVGTPGGGGGGEVKEVRLRFLFAVEDPFETDHNVARTVTHQGIVKIRDEFRRAWGIIRGKEEGELLEDVGKVERKRVRKEFEGLLGELHGGLL, from the coding sequence ATggcacaacctcctcctccatttgGTCAGCCTGGCCAGGGCCTCGAGGATCACTTTGGGAATATGACGATTGCAAGTCAAGGCCCGTCTACTGCTGgaccgcagcagcagggggTTATTGCTGAGACTCAGGTCGTGGTGGATGCCTCTGGACAGAAGCGTCAGAAGCGTCTGAACCAGAGTCAGCGTCGCGAGCTGGCTGCTCAactcaccatccccatcgACCCTCGGCCTCTGGTTCTACCACCGCCGGTATCCCAACCTCAGATTCTACCACAGCCGGTGTCCCGGCATCAgaatcagcatcagcatcagcctcagcatcagcatcaacgGCAGAATTCCCAACACTATCAAAACCAGCAACAGTTCAACCAACAGCAGCGTGGTGGCCATGGCCATCAGTCTCGAGGCAGTGGAGGCAGGGGAGGCGGCCATTGGCAGGGACAGCGTGCTAACCACAGACCTCAAGGCAACGGTCGTGGTGTTTTACAGGAAGAAGCACCAGCTTACCGGCCTCACTCAGCTACTTTCCTCCCACCTAACCAGAGGcaaggcggcggcagcggtggcGGTCAGCCTCATGGATGGCCGCAAGCCCGGGGACCTCAAGGCAACGGTGGTGTTTTGCAGGGAGAAGCACCAGCTTACCGGCCTCACTCGGCTACTTTTCTCCCACCTGACCCAGGTCAAGGCGGCGTTCCGTTCACACAACCGCGGCACCAAGTCTCGCGATCTTATCAGGACCCCAAACAAATGAATCCTCCTGCGGAACAGTATCCCGTGGATGTCATCACCCCAGCCCTTCCGTCGCCCGTGCGGCCCGACCTTCAGTCACCTCAGTTTAGGAACCAGCCGCCACACCCTCACCGTCATCAAACTGCGGGTAGTGGCAGTGCATTTAGCATTACTAGGGAGGTCCTGGCGCAGGCACAACATCTGGAGAACATCTGCAACGAAGTCGTTGCAAATGCCGAGATCAATCCCGCTGAGATTCAAGAGAAGGAGGCTTTCCGAGTCAGGATTGAGCAGGTCGTCCGGGATGTCATTACCAATTTCGAGAACGAAAAAGCCGGCGAACCGTGGTTTCCACGAGAGAGTGTCCAGCTGAAGTGTTTTGGAAGTCTGATGTCTGGGTTTGCAACCAAGGACGCGGATATGGACTTGGGCCTGTTTGCCCCGTTGTTGGACCCTCAACCAGAGGCATCAGGTTCTCCGATACCGAGGCTGATCGAAAAGGCTTTTCTTGACATGGGGTTGGGTGCGAGGCTGCTTACCCGGACCAGAGTGCCTATCATCAAGATTTGTGAGAAGCCGCCGGAGGAGTTACGGGTTGCGCTGTtgaaggaaagggaggacTGGGAAAAGGGAGCGGTAGAGGCCGAGGTTGATGTAGAGGATGCGCATGACGAGGTTGAGCCTATCCGGGGAGCTGGGGAAGCACAACCGCCTCCTGCGCCTGGAAGCGAAAGTCAACAGCCGGCACGTGTTGTCGAGGAAAGTGAACCGGTATCTACTCCCGAGCAGCTACTTGAGTCTCTCAAGCAAGATGGACGGAGTCTGACGAATTACCACAACGCCGCCAAGAAGGTTCTTCGAAAGCTTGGGGGCTACGACATAACCCACACCAACGTCTCCTCGATGACGCCCGAGTGGATCGAGCCTCTCAATCGGGTCTGTCTGGCGTTTGCGCGGGGTGTTGCCAACGAGAAGGTGCGGGAGGCGCTGTTGAATTCCAGGAATCTAAACGAACACGAACTTCTCACCTTGAAACTGCCGAGGACCCTGTTGGGGGTTTTGTTCCAGATCGAAGGAGAGATGCTGGCTCAGTCGTGGGAAGATCGACCGGTACAAGAAAAAGACGATAATTTGGAGCGGCGGTCTTTTGCCACCTTGGCACGCTGGAGGGACCTCATGCACCGCAGCAATGTCGGTCAGGATCCGCTGACGTATCAGAAGGAAGTCCAGAACTATGTTGAGACGCTGAAACGGATTCCGTCGCTTGCGCTTCTTCATCTTGCGCAGATGCCGCATGAGCCGGTGGTGGCTTTTCACAAAAGGGCGAATCAGTTACTCGTTGAGCTGGGCGGGTGCGACGAGTCGTCAACTGGGGACACGATCCTTCCGATTGTTATACGACATTACATCAACGGCATCTGGAACAGCCAGGTTCGCGAGCAGGTGGATGAGTTTTCGAAATTCCCCTACGCCTCAACGTTGGGAGCCGTGGCGAAACGGCACAAGAGTCTCCAGCTTGCGCTGGATTATGAGAGGTGTCTCCAGAAAGGGCAATATCAGGAACCGGCGGCGAGTTTGGTGAGGTGTTATGTTGCTCTGCTTCGGGGACCGATGACGAAGAACGACAAGACTGGCGAGTTGGCTGTTCCCCTGCCGGATGAATCCGATGAGCTCATGGCAACGATCAAGCAGCTGGGGGACCCAGCCATTGAACCGCCCAACCAACCTCGAGATCTGCACAGAGACCGTCTCGAGTTCCCAAAGTCAAACATAGGCGTCCAGTGCGACATCAACTTCTCTGCTCATCTAGCGGTGGAGAACACGACCCTGCTGAGGTGCTACTCCCTCTGCGATCCAAGGGTCAGGCCGCTCATCTTGTTTGTCAAGCACTGGGCCAAGGTGAGGCAAATTAACTCGCCCTACCGGGGCACGCTGGGGAGTTACGGGTATGCGATCATGATGCTGCACTACCTTATCAACGTTGCGCGGCCGTTTGTGGTGCCTAACTTGCAGCTCCTCGGCCCGTCTGGGCAGCCGCCACAGATGTGCAAGGGGTACCCCATCCACTTTTGGCGAGACGAGGCGCAGATTGAGAGGCTGGCGAAGGGGAACGAGCTGACGATGAACAGGGAGAGTTTGGggatgttgttgaggggTTTTTTCGAGTATTATGCCCATAATAACCACAGGACGGGGAAGGGTTTtgattgggggagggatgtgATTTGTTTGAGGAGGCAGGGGGGGTTCATGAGCAAGGTTGAGAAGGGGTGGACGGGGGCgaagacggtggtggagagtCCGGCAGGGGGGGTTTTGTCTccgggcggtggtggtagtggtgttgggactccgggtggtggcggcggcggtgaagTAAAGGAAGTCAGGCTCAGGTTTTTGTTTGCGGTGGAGGACCCGTTTGAGACGGATCACAATGTTGCCAGGACGGTGACGCACCAGGGGATTGTCAAGATCAGGGATGAGTTTAGGAGGGCGTGGGGGATTAtcagggggaaggaggagggggagttgttggaggatGTGGGGAAGGTGGaaaggaagagggtgaggaaggagtttgaggggttgttgggggagtTGCATGGGGGGCTTCTTTAG
- a CDS encoding hypothetical protein (EggNog:ENOG503PZHG): protein MPWGAEIDASESVSDSNDEGGVLDHSDEGEGHQDNNNTQHLAKRRRMGDNHLHPSMEGNGNVAPVAGMGGGGVVDPSLGGGGGGGGGGGNDGRVPHFKPGLPDPDDKGENDCFFEDCQTRAGGNQYFIKHLMDKHGLIRGDQGRQEGGRRKAPKYLAVCPTNWPFNYGTSSSCGPCSDITTLLNVVGEHNHESPAICSFCWTYFGDRAGLAAHINQGPCRSNEGFSRKLTLIRHMFATALRIPDGPELAKQSEGQRRAHAEAERAARAEKYAAEQLAEQEWRNQQQAQRRQRQQRGGSPPMVAAPAPAVQAVVVGNNRRRTTGAVANGALQGQQQQQVVQQPGFHGSPMGQQFAISAGGIDGLPGLAQQAAGVSPGAAPDYVVPAATAEAMARSIERLSGIIGDLTATNSQLLQELRSRDQHISNRDIQIRSREERINALSAENKKLSAEVARLTAIASGQLGIDGAGGVVMGGDSGLDQGEPMEDAEEV, encoded by the exons ATGCCCTGGGGCGCAGAGATTGACGCGTCCGAATCCGTCTCTGATTCGAACGACGAAGGGGGTGTTCTGGATCATtcggatgagggggagggtcaTCAAGACAATAATAATACCCAGCATTTGGCCAAACGGAGACGTATGGGAGATaatcatcttcatccatccatggaggggaatgggaatgTAGCTCCTGTTGctgggatgggaggagggggggttgttgatccgagtttgggtggtggtggtggtggaggaggaggaggagggaatgATGGAAGGGTGCCTCATTTCAAGCCTGGGTTACCTGATCCTGACGATAAGGGGGAGAATGACTGTTTTTTTGAGGATTGCCAGACCAGAGCGGGGGGGAATCAATATTTTAT CAAGCACCTGATGGACAAGCACGGCCTTATCAGGGGTGACCAAGGGCGTCAAGAAGGCGGACGAAGGAAGGCGCCCAAATATCTGGCCGTATGCCCTACCAACTGGCCGTTTAATTACGGCACCAGCTCGTCATGTGGGCCTTGTTCCGATATCACCACACTGCTCAACGTCGTGGGAGAGCACAACCACGAGTCGCCCGCCATCTGCTCCTTCTGTTGGACTTATTTTGGAGATAGGGCAGGGCTTGCCGCGCACATCAACCAGGGCCCTTGTCGGAGTAACGAGGGATTTAGCAGAAAGCTGACTCTGATCAGGCACATGTTTGCTACCGCCCTGAGAATACCGGACGGCCCAGAGTTGGCGAAGCAGTCGGAAGGACAGAGGAGGGCCCATGCAGAAgcggagagggcggcgagggcggagaaATACGCCGCGGAACAGTTGGCGGAGCAGGAGTGGAGGAATCAGCAGCAGGCGCAGAGGAGGCAAAGGCAGCAGAGGGGAGGGTCGCCTCCGATGGTGGCTgctccggcgccggcggtgcaggcggttgtggtggggaacaacaggaggaggactACTGGGGCGGTTGCAAATGGTGCTCTAcagggacagcagcagcagcaagtgGTCCAACAGCCAGGCTTTCATGGGAGTCCCATGGGCCAGCAGTTTGCTATCTCGGCGGGGGGAATTGATGGGTTGCCTGGGTTAGCTCAACAAGCGGCCGGAGTCTCACCGGGCGCGGCGCCGGACTATGTGGTGCCTGCGGCCACGGCGGAGGCGATGGCGAGGAGTATCGAACGGCTTTCTGGTATCATAGGGGACCTCACGGCGACGAACTCGCAACTATTGCAGGAATTGCGGTCACGGGACCAGCACATATCCAACCGGGACATACAAATTCGGAGCAGGGAGGAACGGATCAACGCGTTGTCGGCTGAAAACAAGAAGCTCTCGGCTGAGGTGGCAAGGCTCACGGCCATCGCAAGCGGACAGTTGGGTATTGATGGCGCCGGTGGTGTGGTTATGGGCGGCGACAGTGGTTTGGACCAGGGCGAGCCGATGGAGGACGCCGAGGAGGTttga
- a CDS encoding hypothetical protein (EggNog:ENOG503P59I) → MANLTIESRQFERDLRHSAKERKRVKDHNTKWQHGSRFLSGVVTEGFWDQVKPVKYSNDAHIAKMKPDKRYVDRYHFARKPTVGQNIVKGRSNWYTPDSVIKNNLAKNINAADLNDVNASTIPTLAPQDDVLYSFDRHDSPDRPVTLEVFVKARNTQKETEKLVEKEYEVVDGNGEAVKGRKAKKVLRSGTSERREENEPVVVEGGFELV, encoded by the exons ATGGCCAACCTCACCATTGAGTCCCGCCAGTTCGAGCGCGATCTCCGCCACAGCGCCAAGGAGCGAAAGCGCGTCAAGGACCACAATACCAAGTGGCAGCATGGCAGCCGCTTCCTCTCTGGTGTGGTGACTGAGGGCTTCTGGGACCAGGTCAAGCCTGTCAAGTACTCCAACGATGCTCACATTGCCAAGATGAAGCCAGACAAGAGATATGTTGATCG CTACCACTTCGCCCGCAAACCCACCGTCGGACAGAACATTGTCAAGGGCCGCTCCAACTGGTACACTCCCGACTCGGTCATCAAGAACAACCTCGCCAAAAACATCAACGCTGCTGACCTTAACGACGTCAACGCTTCTACTATTCCAACTTTAGCTCCACAAGACGATGTACTGTACTCGTTTGACAGGCATGACTCTCCCGACCGGCCGGTGACGCTGGAGGTTTTTGTCAAGGCTAGGAACACGCAGAAGGAAACGGAGaagctggtggagaaggaatatgaggttgtggatgggaacggggaggcggtgaaggggaggaaggcgaagaaggtgtTGCGGAGCGGGACGAGTGAGAGACGGGAGGAGAAtgagccggtggtggtggagggggggtttgagCTTGTTTAA
- the URA7 gene encoding CTP synthase ura7 (BUSCO:EOG092620EL; COG:F; EggNog:ENOG503NU1Q; MEROPS:MER0437468): MRVVLVSGASSSGLLLKTAGLKVTAIKIDPYLNVDAGTLGPLEHGECFVLADGGESDLDLGNYERYLDIQLTRDNNITTGKVYQAVIEKERRGDYLGRTVQVVPHIVQQINDTIERVAKIPVDDSGATPDVCIIELGGTIGDLESGPFVEALVQLRHKLVRDPESSFFNIHVSFVPLIHGEEKTKPTQHAIRQLRSSGLVPDLVACRCDASLDDATIKKIAFSCQVDLDQVIGVHDMETIYQVPVLLEEQGLLTLLHKGLQLDKIPLDASRKEEGAKLWDLWKKTIDVPKDLQPVQLALVGKYTSHMDSYLSVVKALEHASMHLKRKLNLINVDSEHLEEAMLKKDPSKYKDAWAVLESVQGIIVPGGFGNRGIEGMIATAKFARQKKIPYLGICLGLQVAVIEAVRDLLSRPNATSEEFDNNAEHKAVIFMPEGSKEKMGGTMRLGTRPTLFQAGTEWSKLRGLYGGVEVTHERHRHRYEVNPDMVDELESKGFHFVARDDVGNRMEAFELKDHPYFVGLQAHPEYRSKVTRPSPPFLGFVASSAGLLDKVLKEIAEEKVVVNGHHF; this comes from the exons ATGCGTGTCGTCCTCGTGAGCGGTG CCTCCTCGTCTGGTCTTCTTCTGAAGACGGCTGGTCTCAAGGTCACG GCCATCAAAATTGACCCCTACCTCAATGTTGATGCCGGCACATTGGGGCCTCTAGA GCATGGCGAGTGCTTCGTGCTTGCCGATGGTGGTGAATCTGATCTCGATCTTGGAAACTATGAGAG ATACCTCGACATCCAACTAACTAGGGACAACAACATCACAACCGGCAAGGTCTACCAAGCCGTCATC gagaaagagagaagggGAGATTACCTTGGTCGGACCGTCCAGGTCGTGCCTCACATCGTCCAGCAGATCAACGACACCATTGAGCGGGTTGCCAAGATCCCAGTCGATGACTCGGGTGCGACGCCAGATGTCTGCATCATCGAGTTGGGTGGTACCATTGGTGATCTCGAGTCTGGGCCTTTCGTAGAGGCCCTGGTGCAACTGAGACACAAGCTCGTCAGAGATCCCGagtcctccttcttcaacatccaCGTCTCCTTCGTTCCACTGATCCACGGAGAGGAGAAGACCAAGCCCACCCAGCACGCCATCAGACAACTCCGGAGCTCTGGTCTGGTGCCAGACCTTGTTGCCTGTCGGTGTGATGCCTCCCTCGACGAtgccaccatcaagaagatcgCCTTCAGCTGCCAAGTTGACCTCGACCAGGTCATTGGCGTGCATGACATGGAGACAATTTACCAGGTCCCTGTCCTTCTTGAGGAGCAAGGTCTGCTCACGCTTTTGCACAAGGGTCTCCAGCTCGACAAGATTCCTTTGGATGCTAGCAGAAAGGAGGAAGGTGCCAAGCTGTGGGATCTCTGGAAGAAGACCATTGACGTCCCCAAGGATCTCCAGCCAGTTCAGCTTGCATTGGTTGGCAAGTACACCTCCCACATGGACTCCTATTTGTCGGTAGTCAAGGCGCTTGAGCACGCTTCCATGCACCTCAAGCGCAAGCTCAACCTGATCAATGTCGACTCTGAGCatttggaggaggccatgCTCAAGAAGGACCCATCCAAGTACAAGGACGCTTGGGCTGTTCTGGAGAGTGTTCAGGGG ATCATTGTACCCGGTGGTTTTGGCAACAGAGGCATCGAGGGTATGATTGCGACGGCCAAGTTCGCTCGTCAAAAGAAGATCCCCTATCTCGGTATCTGCCTCGGTCTGCAGGTTGCCGTCATTGAGGCGGTCCGGGATTTGCTCAGCAGGCCCAATGCCACCTCGGAGGAGTTTGACAACAACGCTGAGCACAAGGCTGTCATCTTTATGCCCGAGGGCTCCAAGGA GAAGATGGGTGGTACCATGAGACTTGGCACACGGCCAACTCTCTTCCAGGCCGGCACCGAATGGAGCAAGCTCCGTGGCCTCTAcggaggtgttgaggtgACACACGAGCGTCATAGACACCGTTATGAGGTCAACCCTGACATGGTTGATGAGCTTGAGAGCAAGGGCTTCCACTTCGTTGCCCGGGACGATGTTGGCAACCGTATGGAGGCATTTGAGCTCAAGGACCACCCATACTTTGTTGGCTTACAGGCCCACCCCGAGTACAGAAGTAAGGTCACTCGGCCATCGCCACCATTCCTGGGCTTCGTGGCATCCAGCGCTGGGCTCTTGGACAAGGTGCTCAAGGAGAttgcggaggagaaggttgtcGTGAACGGGCACCACTTTTAA